A region from the Acyrthosiphon pisum isolate AL4f chromosome A1, pea_aphid_22Mar2018_4r6ur, whole genome shotgun sequence genome encodes:
- the LOC107883525 gene encoding ADP-ribose glycohydrolase OARD1-like — protein sequence MVEIVLSSNTVFEQMNATTSAGSLAVAHCVSQDFQMSRGVAVLFKLKYGQVGVLLDQKVTVGGVAELKVHQEKDIHVFYLVTKLLYHHKPAPEALASALIQLRDMLADLSINLLIIPKLGCALDGLNWHEVHGMLQSTFVDRTMKITVCDPENFQIPRHVIAACTEQKVEFLDCGGPETLKILPVELTSASENTMFTRCLDHFRLSPR from the exons ATGGTTGAAATTGTATTATCGTCAAACACCGTTTTCGAACAAATGAATGCTACCACCTCAGCAGGAAGTTTGGCAGTGGCGCACTGCGTGTCCCAAGATTTCCAGATGAGTAGGGGTGTTGCTGTGCTATTTAA ACTGAAATATGGACAGGTCGGTGTTCTGTTGGACCAAAAGGTCACAGTTGGTGGTGTAGCAGAACTAAAAGTTCACCAGGAAAAAGACATTCATGTTTTTTACCTGGTGACTAAACTTCTGTACCACCACAAACCAGCTCCGGAGGCTCTGGCAAGTGCATTAATCCAGTTACGGGATATGTTAGCAGATTTGTCTATAAATTTGCTAATTATCCCGAAACTGGGTTGTGCTTTGGATGGATTGAATTGGCACGAAGTCCATGGTATGCTACAATCCACGTTCGTTGATCGAACGATGAAGATTACTGTATGCGATCCCGAAAAC TTTCAGATACCACGCCATGTAATCGCCGCATGTACGGAGCAAAAAGTTGAATTTCTGGATTGTGGTGGTCCGGAAACACTAAAGATATTGCCGGTGGAATTAACAAGCGCGAGCGAAAACACCATGTTCACTAGATGCTTGGACCATTTTAGACTATCAccaaggtaa
- the LOC103309160 gene encoding squamous cell carcinoma antigen recognized by T-cells 3 produces MVNMRKILNKMAEINLDKGGRHMEVEGKENRSVFISNLDFAVTELEVKDALSSVGHCEVLLVRDSKGRSKGFGYVLFEKPEMVAEALKKDRESVNNRPMFVSKCQPDKQSRSSGLRFPTELEKNKLFVKGLPLTYTKTDLENIFKPYGALKDVRVVTFRNGHSKGLAYVDFEDEVSAAQALLNTDNTVIKDRTISVALSRPPERRDPSEIKSYPPVAKFKSQASPLLLGRRAKLSYTPSVLQKKSAQTTSTSADDKTPLNNEDFRKMLLGSK; encoded by the exons ATGGTAAACATgaggaaaatattaaacaaaatgg ccGAAATAAACCTGGACAAAGGAGGTCGACATATGGAAGTTGAAGGTAAAGAAAATCGTTCTGTATTTATTAGCAACTTGGATTTTGCTGTGACTGAATTGGAAGTGAAAGATGCATTGTCTTCAGTTGGTCACTGTGAAGTGTTATTAGTTAGAGATTCCAAAGGCCGGTCTAAAGGATTTGGTTATGTGCTTTTTGAAAAGCCA GAAATGGTTGCAGAAGCATTGAAAAAAGATCGTGAATCTGTAAATAATAGACCAATGTTTGTGTCTAAATGTCAACCTGATAAACAAAGTAGATCGTCAGGATTACGATTTCCTACTGAactagaaaaaaacaaattgtttgttaaag gtCTACCATTGACTTATACAAAAActgatttagaaaatatttttaagccatATGGAGCTTTAAAAGATGTTCGGGTTGTGACATTTAGAAATGGTCATTCAAAAGGATTAGCTTATGTAGATTTTGAGGAtgag gtatcagCTGCTCAAGCGTTGTTAAATACAGACAACACAGTAATTAAAGATAGAACTATATCTGTAGCATTAAGTCGGCCACCAGAACGTAGAGATCCTTCAGAAATTAAATCCTACCCTCCTGTTGCTAAATTTAAATCACAAGCTTCACCTCTTTTATTAGGGCG tcgaGCAAAACTATCTTATACACCAAGTGTATTGCAGAAAAAGTCTGCGCAGACTACATCAACATCAGCTGATGATAAAACTCCACTAAATAATGAAGACTTCAGAAAAATGTTACTTGGTAGCAAGTAA
- the LOC100159027 gene encoding uncharacterized protein LOC100159027: protein MIFGPKLVIGFFLWALEYKETNGHGRLIEPPSRASMWRYGFNSPPNYNDNELYCGGFTRQYQTNGGKCGICGDPWDAPQPRQHEAGGKYGQGVIVRRYKIGQPVIVRVELTANHRGYFEFRLCPNNAPKQVASQSCLDKYILRRVKTKDTIEAFHETRFYPGTENKVYEMRYQLPDGLTCSQCVLQWKYIAGNNWGECGNGTSAVGCGAQEEFRACADISVSDRDGTVDTSPYPTPITITTSTTSVTESVDTNEIPDTIEHHKPQSTGFSLAIFIISIILLSLGIILMVFMFVYWYFYHAGDTIKSWWRRMAESSYSCMRKSVNEEKKTSKIEQPVPPPRVKKTTIGFKGVPDNLV from the exons ATGATTTTTGGACCAAAACTGGTTATCGGATTTTTCCTATGGGCGCTGGAATACAAAGAAACTAATGGTCACGGACGACTAATTGAACCGCCCTCCAGGGCATCCATGTGGag ATATGGTTTCAATTCACCTCCAAATTACAATGACAATGAGTTGTATTGCGGCGGCTTCACGAGACAATACCAAACGAACGGAGGCAAATGCGGTATATGCGGCGACCCGTGGGACGCTccacag CCTAGACAACATGAGGCTGGCGGAAAGTACGGCCAGGGAGTGATCGTGCGCCGTTACAAAATCGGACAGCCAGTAATTGTGCGCGTCGAGCTGACGGCCAACCACCGTGGGTACTTCGAGTTCAGGCTGTGTCCGAACAATGCGCCCAAGCAGGTGGCCAGCCAGTCGTGTCTGGACAAGTACATTTTGCGGAGGGTTAAGACCAAGGATACCATTGAAGCGTTCCACGAAACTCGATTCTATCCAGGCACCGAGAACAAGGTGTACGAAATGAGGTACCAGCTCCCTGATGGGTTGACATGTAGTCAGTGTGTTTTGCAGTGGAAATACATTGCGGGCAACAATTGGGGCGAGTGTGGTAACGGCACCAGTGCGGTGGGCTGTGGGGCGCAAGAGGAGTTCCGGGCATGTGCTGACATATCGGTGTCAGACAGAGATGGCACAGTCGATACATCACCATACCCAACACCGATAACAATAACAACGTCTACTACCAGTGTCACAGAGTCTGTGGACACCAACGAAATACCAGACACAATTGAACATCATAAGCCACAATCTACAGGATTCAGCTTGGCCATATTTatcatatctattatattattgtcattgggCATTATTTTGATGGTATTCATGTTTGTGTATTGGTACTTCTATCATGCTGGAGACACAATAAAATCATGGTGGAGAAGAATGGCTGAATCATCTTATTCTTGTATGCGAAAAAGTGTCAACGAAGAAAAGAAAACAAGCAAAATTGAACAGCCTGTACCACCGCCTAGGGTTAAGAAGACCACAATTGGCTTTAAAGGTGTACCCGACAATCTAGTATAA